Proteins encoded together in one Clostridiisalibacter paucivorans DSM 22131 window:
- a CDS encoding helix-turn-helix transcriptional regulator: MKVLSTKKLAKTVKSLRESKGLTKEKLGNLTGINRIMIGRIERENFTPSIIQFEALSNVLGFDLTEMFMEKEGTNSFVALRSETLSDSEKEGVEKLFTMMLSLRQQIQLRRSFENESNHA, translated from the coding sequence ATGAAAGTTTTATCAACTAAAAAATTAGCTAAAACAGTTAAAAGCTTAAGAGAATCAAAAGGATTAACCAAAGAAAAACTAGGAAACTTAACTGGTATAAACAGAATTATGATTGGCCGCATTGAAAGAGAAAATTTCACTCCATCCATTATACAGTTTGAAGCTTTATCAAATGTTTTAGGTTTTGATCTTACAGAAATGTTTATGGAGAAAGAGGGAACTAACTCTTTTGTTGCTCTTCGAAGTGAAACATTAAGCGATAGTGAAAAAGAAGGCGTAGAGAAACTATTCACTATGATGTTGTCCCTTAGACAACAAATTCAATTAAGGAGATCATTTGAAAATGAATCAAATCATGCTTAA
- a CDS encoding ImmA/IrrE family metallo-endopeptidase → MNQIMLNEVQIDEIRKLAEEKRRSLGFVGETPIANDIFTILDKLDIMLLEYPIEPEGDRPAFSAAIMYSEESNKKLTFIGLNTADYYDKQIFAIAHELYHYYTKSGSHLSRPEYEKNNLIEVKANRFAAEFLLPETVLESIVLDEFKTSSLEKIQHKTLLRFIARLHCTWWLPYRSLVRRLHEIGTISSEQYAELYVVDERNPRGEYGKISQAINKEVFLKLNQPTKNIGTSPNKIEVIIRNFEDNLIDEDKFAETLSLFNKTPDEFGYEIKVSQDDLDELDAFFSEEDDDEN, encoded by the coding sequence ATGAATCAAATCATGCTTAATGAAGTACAAATAGATGAAATTCGAAAACTAGCCGAAGAAAAACGCCGCTCTTTAGGATTTGTAGGCGAAACACCTATTGCCAATGATATATTTACAATTCTTGATAAACTAGACATCATGTTGCTAGAGTATCCCATCGAACCTGAAGGTGATAGACCAGCTTTTTCTGCTGCAATCATGTATTCTGAAGAAAGTAATAAAAAACTTACTTTCATCGGTCTAAACACTGCAGATTATTACGACAAACAGATTTTTGCAATCGCTCATGAATTGTACCACTATTACACGAAATCTGGCTCACATCTGAGCAGACCAGAATATGAAAAAAATAACCTTATTGAGGTAAAAGCCAATCGATTTGCAGCAGAGTTTTTATTACCTGAAACTGTACTGGAAAGCATTGTACTAGATGAATTTAAGACATCTTCACTTGAAAAAATTCAACATAAAACACTGTTAAGATTTATTGCTAGACTTCACTGCACATGGTGGCTACCCTACCGTTCTCTTGTCAGAAGACTACACGAAATTGGAACAATTTCATCAGAACAGTATGCAGAGTTGTATGTTGTTGATGAAAGAAATCCTCGAGGTGAATATGGTAAAATAAGTCAGGCCATTAATAAGGAAGTATTTCTTAAACTAAATCAACCAACTAAAAATATTGGTACTTCCCCTAATAAAATCGAGGTCATAATTAGAAACTTTGAGGACAATCTCATAGATGAAGATAAATTTGCAGAAACTTTGAGCCTTTTTAATAAAACACCTGATGAATTTGGCTATGAGATAAAAGTCTCTCAAGATGACTTAGATGAGCTTGATGCTTTCTTCAGTGAGGAGGATGATGATGAAAATTAA